The genomic window CTAAATCGGTTCTAGTGATTTTTCCTTTAAGGTATTTTTCGATCATTAAACTAGCAATTGGCCCTGCAATGGTAGCTCCAAAACCTCCATTTTCGACCATAATCGCTATAGCAATTTTTGGATTGTCTTTTGGTGCAAAGGCAACAAATATAGAGTGATCTTCCAGCTTGGTTCTTTTACCATCAATTTTGGCAAAATTCTCGGCTGTTCCTGTTTTTCCACAAATATCAATCCCTTCAACCCGAAGTGCACTTGCAGTTCCTAGATTATACACATCAAACAAACCACTAATCATGGGCTTGAAATATTTTTTATCAATAGAAGTAACGTGTTTTACTTTAAATTTAGGATCAATTTGTTCGCCTTTAATTTTTTTGATGATGTGAGGTGTGTAATAGTAACCTTCATTAGCCACAGCTGCCATCATATTAGCCAATTGAATAGGTGTCATCAAAACCTCTCCTTGCCCAATAGAATTAGAAATAATGGTCTTGCCACTCCAACGCCAATCTGGATATATTTTTTTATAAGTTTTAGAAGTAGGCACTTTTCCTTTTCTACCCGTTGGTAAATCATAACCCATGAATTGTCCGAGTCCAAAGGTCTTTAAATGATTACCCCATTGATCTACTGCATAAGGTGCACTGTTGTACTTTCCGATAATCCTCAAATAAACATTAGCAAAATAAGCGTTGCACGAATTGTAAATTCCATTGTGCAATTGATGCGGACCAAATCCATGGCATTTCATAAATCGTCCAGGCGCATAAGCAAAACCGTGGTGACACATATAAGTCGTTTGCTCATTGATTACTTGCTCCTGAAGACCAATAAGTCCTGTCAATATTTTAAAAGGAGAACCCGGCGGATATTCGGCTAGAAGTCCACGATCATAAAGTGGTTTGGCTATAGAATCACGATACAAAAGAGTGTAATTTTTAGAACGCTGACGTCCCACCAGAATTGCAGGGTCATAAGAAGGGGCGGTTACCAATGCTAAAATCTCGCCTGTTTTGGGTTCGATAGCAACAATACCTCCTCTTTTATTGACCATTAATTCCTCGCCATATTTTTGAAGTTCGGCATCAATAGTTAGGTTTATATCTTCGCCTTGAACGGCAATGGTATCGTATTTTCCTTCTTTGAAAGAACCTATTTCACGATTGAATTTGTCTTTTTGAAAATATTTAACCCCTTTAATACCTCGTAATATTTCTTCATAACTTTCTTCAACTCCTTGTTTCCCTATTAAATCTCCACTCTTATAATACGGATTTTTTTCTATTAGTTTGTCATTTACTTGGGTAATGAAACCAAAAATATTAGCTCCAAAAGTAACTTGATAATCACGAAGGGAACGCTTTTGAAAATAAAAGCCTTCAAACTTTCGAATTTTTTCCTGAAAAGCAGCAAACTCTAATTTATTCAATTGAGGTAAAAATACCGAAGGCAAACGAGGGCTATACACCTTGGCTTTTTCTATTTTTTCGAGAAAATCTTCTTTGGTAATATCTAGTAATTCGCAAAACTCTAAAGTATCCAATTTTTTGATTTCGCGTGGAATAACCATGATGTCATACGACGGCTGATTAGCAACCAACAACTTGCCATTTCGATCATATATATAACCTCTTTCGGGGTAATCGTATTTAATTTTGATGGCGTTATTGTCTGACTTTAATTTTAAAGTATCGTCAATAATTTGCAAATAGAAAAGGCGCAACACAAGCAAACCTGCTACAACTATAATCAATGAAGGAAGCAGTAGTTTTCTCATCGTTTGTTCGGCTTAATAAGATATATAATTATGATGCAGAGAATAATAGTAAAAATGGTACTTAACAATGTTCGAATCAAAACATCCAAAACAAAGGTTATATCAAAAGCTTCTAGCACAAATAAAACTAAATGATGAATCACTACAGAAAGTAAAATGAACGAAAAACGTTCTGGTGTAAGTACATCATTCAATTTTACGGTTTGATATTCATAACTTAACCCAAAAGAAAACCTGAAAAGATAAGGTCGGTAATAAGCCAAAACTATACAAGCTGTAGTATGAATTCCGCCTGAATTACTGAACATATCCATAATTAATCCCAAGAAAAAACTAGCAATCAATAAGCCAAATTTATTGCTATTTACTGGGTATAAAATAATAAAAAGAAGATAAGGATACGGACTGATATAGCCCCAGAAATTCATGTTATTAAAAATAATAATTTGAACCGCTAGTAACAACAGAAAACGAAAAATATTTACGAATAATATACTATTCATCTTTTTCTTCCTTTTTTTCTAGATTGATAATTTCATCTCGATCTTTCCTTTTGATGACATACACATGACCTAAATTAGTCATATCATTAAAAAGTCTAATATTCAAAGTATAATAATTGGTTTCTTCATCAGTAAAAATATTATCAACCGTTCCAATATTGATATTCTCTGGAAAAATAACAGACTGTCCACCTGTTACAATAGTATCGCCTTTTCGAATGGCTGCCAATCTAGGAATATCGGTCAACTGAACAAAACCGGTGCTTTTCCCATTCCAACTCAAAGAACCAAAATGATTCGACTTTTTCAGCTTGGCATTGATTTGAGATTTCTTATTCAAAATACTGATTACAGTAGCATAATTTGCCGAAGTATTATCTACAATCCCTACAATTCCTTGACTATTAATAACGCCCATATCTGTTTGAACGCCATCCAAATCTCCTGAATTTATAGTCAAATAATTTTCATGACCATTAAAGTTGTTGTGAATGACTTTCGAAACCACAATATCAATAGCACGAACCCCTTTGATACTATCTATTTTAGGGATAGATGCAGAATCTTCTACCTGAAAAAGAAGGCTTCTTAATTTTGCATTTTCTTGAGCCAACGCATCGTTTTGAGTTCTTAAATTCAAATACTCACTAAAATCATTAATTTGCTCATAGACTCCACCGCTCAAAAAATTGGCAGAACTAATCACTTTGCTTCGATGATACGAATGAGATTGAATAGTAAGAAATAAGGAAATACCCAAAAGCAGCAAAAACAGCAACCTATTACTGTTTTTATAAATAAAATTAAATATTTGCTGCATATTATACCTGTATAATAGATGTGAAAACTATAACCCGAAACCTGTTACAAAAACCTTTTGTGTTATTTAATCAAAACACTTTTGAATTTTCCAATATTTTTAAGCGCCATTCCTGTTCCACGAACAACTGCTCTTAATGGATCTTCGGCGATATAAACTGGTAAATCTGTTTTTTGAGAAATTCTCTTGTCCAATCCTCTCAACATCGATCCACCACCAGCAAGATAAATTCCGGTATTGTAAATATCCGCTGCTAATTCTGGAGGTGTTTGAGACAAAGTTTCCATCACAGCATCTTCAATCCTTTGAATGGATTTATCCAATGCTTTTGCAATTTCTCTATAAGAAACGGCTACTTGTTTTGGTTTACCCGTCAATAAATCTCTACCTTGAACCGACATTTCTTCTGGAGGAGTTTCTAAATCTTCGATAGCTGCTCCTACTTGAATTTTTATTTTCTCTGCGGTACTTTCTCCAACAAAAAGGTTGTGTTGGGTACGCATGTAATATACGATGTCATTTGTGAAAACGTCACCTGCGATTTTAACAGATTTGTCGCAAACAATTCCACCTAAAGCGATAACGGCAATTTCTGTTGTTCCACCTCCGATATCAACAATCATATTTCCTTTTGGTTGCATGATATCAATACCAATACCAATTGCTGCTGCCATTGGTTCGTGAATCAAATAGACTTCTTTTCCATTTACTCTTTCACAGGATTCTTTTACCGCACGCATTTCTACTTCGGTAATTCCAGAAGGAATACAAACAACCATTCTCAATGCTGGCGTAAACATTCTTTTTTTCAATGCTGGAATGCTTTTGATAAGCATACTAATCATTTTTTCAGAAGCATCAAAATCGGCAATTACACCATCTTTCAAAGGTCGTATTGTCTTAATGTTTTCATGGGTTTTCCCTTGCATCATATTGGCTTCTTTACCAACTGCAATAATTTTTCCTGATATTCTATCACGAGCAACTATCGAAGGGCTGTCAATTACCACTTTGTCATTGTGTATGATTAAAGTGTTTGCGGTACCAAGGTCTATCGCAATATCCTCGGTCATGAAATCAAAAAATCCCATAAATTTTTAGGGGTTAAGAGTTATAAATTTGTAACACACAAAGCTAAACAAATTAATGTTTAAAATGACGTGTTCCTGTAAATACCATTGCTAAATTATTTTCATTGCAATAATCAATACTCAATTGGTCTTTTACCGAACCTCCTGGCTGAATTACAGCTGTTATCCCTGCTTCTTTTGCTAATTGCACACAATCAGGAAAAGGGAAAAAAGCATCACTCGCCATTGAAGCTCCTTCTAAACTAAATCCAAATGCTTTGGCTTTTTCAACAGCCTGCATCAAAGCATCCACTCTTGAGGTTTGTCCTGTTCCAGACGAAATTAAAGTTCCGTTTTTAGCAAAAACAATAGTGTTTGATTTGGTGTTTTTACACACTTTAGAAGCAAAAATTAAATCCTCAATTTCTTGAGTTGTTGGCGCAGTAGTAGTAACGGTTTTTAAGTCTTCTTTAGTATCTGTGATGTTATTTCTTTCCTGAACTAAAACTCCGTTTAAGCAAGTTCTCACTTGTTTTTGAGGCAATTCAACTTCATTTTGAATCAAAATAATTCTATTTTTCTTCTCTTGTAAAATGGCAATAGCTGCATCATCATATCCTGGAGCAATGACTACTTCACAGAATAATTTATTGATTTCTGTTGCTGTTTCAACATCTATTTTTGAGTTTGCAATCAATACTCCGCCAAAAGCAGAAGTTGGATCACAAGCCAATGCTACATTATAAGCTTCAGCAATAGTTGGTCTTGTTGCCAATCCGCAAGCGTTATTGTGTTTTAAAATAGCGAACGTTGGGCCGTCATTTTTGAATTCATTAATCAAATTTACGGCTGCATCAACATCTAATAAATTATTATATGACAATTCTTTTCCGTGTACTTTGTTGAACATGGCGTCAAAATCACCAAAGAAGAATCCTTTTTGGTGTGGATTTTCTCCATAACGCAACACTTGTCCATTTTCAATACTTGTTTTTAAAATAGTTTCGTCTGTATTGAAATAATTAAAAATAGCGCCATCATAATGAGAAGAAACGTGGAATGCTTTTGTAGCAAATAATTTTCTATCTTCCAATGTTGTAGCTCCGTTTTGTTTTGTAATAATATCCAAGAACAAACCATATTCAGCCATGGAAGGAATAATTACGGTATCCTTGAAATTTTTTGCACCAGCACGAATTAACGAAATCCCACCAATATCTATTTTTTCGATAATATCACTTTCGCTAGCTCCCGAAGCAACCGTTTTTTCGAAAGGATACAAGTCAACAATCACCAAATCAATTTGAGGAATATCGTATTCCTGCATTTGTTGCACATCAGATTCGTTGTCCTGACGATTCAAAATTCCACCAAAAACTTTTGGATGCAACGTTTTCACTCTTCCTCCAAGAATAGATGGATAAGAAGTCACATCTTCAACTGGAACAACTGGAATTCCTAGGTTTTTGATAAATTCTTCGGTACCACCAGTAGAATAAAAGATTACATTTTGTTCGTGTAATTTTTTAATAATTGGTTCCAAACCTTCTTTTGAAAAGACAGAAACTAATGCTGATTTGATTGTTTTTGTTGTGCTCATCGTGTAGTTAAAATTTTGTGGTGCAAAAGTAGTTTTTTTACAGATAAAATTCAAATCTATTTCTGTAACAATATTTTAAAAAATAAGACCAATGAAGAAGCCAATTTCAAAAATCAAAACTTCAAAAAAAAGAGCCACGAATTGCACAAATTAACACTAATTTATAGTCCCTTTGAATTACACTAATTCCCAAATTAGGTAAAATTTGTGTAATTGAATTTTAAATTGATATAATTTGTGACAATTTGTGCAATTCGTGGCTAAAAAACTGAAGCAAACTTACCCTATAAGTTTCATTAGGTTTTCGAATTATTTTTTTGGAATTTTACCCTAACACAAAATACGGTTTTATGCTAGTTTACCTTCGACTGTTATCCGAGAGTTTTCGTTTTGCCACAAATGCTTTGCGCAACAATAAACTACGCACCTTATTATCGTTGCTTGGTGTTACCATTGGAATTTTTTCGATCATTGCAGTACTTGCCGCAGTAGATTCGTTGAACAGAAAAATTACCAAAGATTTAAGCACTTTAGACAAAAATACTATTTACTTATTCAATCAATCCTTTGGTCCATCAGAGATTCCAAAATGGAAAAGAGAGCAATTTCCGAATGTAAAATACGACGAATACCTTTATATGAAAGGCGTAATGACCAATACCGATCAATTGGGCTACCAAATATTTACAAAAACCGAATCCATAAAATATGAATCCAAAACCGTTAGCGATGTAAACATTGTTCCTGTTTCGCAGGAGTTTATCGACATTCAAGGATTGGAATTTGAAGACGGACGTTTTTACACCGAATCCGAAGCCAATTCGGCTGCTCCAGTTGTTGTCATTGGAAAAGAAATTGCTACTTCTTTGTTTGAAGATTTCAATCCCATTGGCAAAAAAGTCCGTTTGTATGGACAACGTTTTACCGTTATTGGTGTTTTAAAAAAACAAGGAGCCGGAATGTTTGGCGACAGCGATGATACTTCGGCTTATCTCCCTGTAAATTTTATAAGACAAAAATTTGGAGATAACAATAAAGGATTGGTAAATGTAATTGTTTTCAAACCTGTAAACGGAGTTGATATGGAAGCTTACAAAGCCGAAATTAGTCAAAAATTAAGAAGTTTTCGTGGCATAAAAGCAGGGGAAATTGACAATTTTTTTATCAATGTTTTTTCTGGCTTTACAGATTTAGTAGATGGACTTATATCTGATATGCAATTTTACGGTTGGTGGATTTGTGGATTTTCTTTATTGGTAGGTGGTTTTGGGATTGCTAATATTATGTTTGTTTCCGTAAAAGAACGAACCAATCTCATAGGAATTCAGAAATCTTTGGGAGCCAAAAACCGATTTATATTATTCCAATTCTTGTTCGAAGCCATTATACTTTCTGTAATTGGCGGAATGATTGGTTTGTTTCTCGTTTGGATTATTGCCTTTGGCTTGACCAAAGCATTGGATTTTGAATTTGTTTTAGGAACAGGCAATATCCTTTTAGGAACTGGTCTCGCAGCTTTAATTGGATTGATTTCTGGAATTCTTCCCGCCATTTCAGCTTCTAAATTAGATCCTGTGGAAGCGATTAGGACTGGTATATAGTTTCAATTAAATAAAAAATTGACCACAAATTATACAAATTTTCACAAATCATTAAACCAACTCTATTCATTTTAAATAGCAATTAAATTTGTGAAAATTTGCGCAATTTGTGGTTAGAATTAAAAACACAATACTCCTTTCAATTTTCAAAGAAAACTATTTCAATAAAATGGAAACTGTATCTTTGCTCCCTCAATAAACCGTTATTTAAAAAATATGAGCAACGCTGTCGCTGGATTTTCAAAATTATCCAAAGAAGAAAAGATAAACTGGATCGCCAAAGAATATTTTTCTAATCCTCAAGAAGCTATTTCAATTATCAAAAACTATTGGAATGCTGACGAAAAACTTCAAAAACTACACGATGAATTCATAGAAAATACGATTAGTAATTTCTATATTCCACTTGGAGTGGCTCCCAATTTTTTGATTAATGGAAAGTATAATAGTATTCCGATGGCGATCGAGGAAAGTTCTGTGGTTGCTGCAGCATCAAAATCAGCCAAGTTTTGGGCTACCCGTGGCGGATTTAAAGCCACTGTTATCAATACTGAAAAAATAGGTCAGGTTCATTTTATTTTCAATGGAGACGCATCGAAACTAGAAAATTTTTTCACCCAAATCAAAGACAAATTCTTCAACAACACCGAAAGCATTACCAAAAACATGCAAAAACGTGGTGGTGGAATTCTGGATATAGTTCTAAAAGACAAAACCGATTTACTGCCTAATTATTTTCAACTGCATGCTACTTTTGACACTAAAGATAGCATGGGAGCGAATTTTATCAATTCGTGTTTGGAGCAATTTGCCAAAACATTGAAAGAAGAAGCTCAAGAATATAATTCATTTTCCGAAGCAGAAAAAGGCATCGAAGTCGTGATGAGCATTCTATCGAATTATGTTCCCAATTGTATTGTTCGTGCGGAAGTTTCTTGTCCTATTGAAGATTTAGAAGAAAAACACATCCCGAATCCAAAAGCTTTTGCCGAAAGATTTGTTCGTGCCGTTCAAATTGCCGAAGTAGAACCTTTTCGAGCGGTTACGCACAACAAAGGAATTATGAACGGAATTGACGCAGTAGTTTTGGCAACAGGAAATGATTTCCGCGCAGTCGAAGCTGGAGTTCACGCTTACGCTTCCCGAAACGGAAACTATACCAGTTTGTCTCACGCCAAAATCGAAAATGGAATTTTTAGTTTTTGGCTGGAAGTTCCGTTGGCCTTAGGAACAGTTGGCGGTTTGACATCGTTACATCCTTTGGTTAAATTATCTTTGCAAATGTTAGAAAATCCATCAGCTTCAGCATTGATGCAGTTTGTAGCAGTTGCTGGTTTGGCACAAAATTTTGCTGCTTTGCGTTCGCTAACCACCACAGGAATTCAAGATGGGCACATGAAAATGCACTTGAACAATATTCTAAATCAATTTGAAGCCAATGATGAGGAACGCACTTTGATTCGCAAACATTTTAAAAATCAGGTAGTTTCGCATAGTGGTGTGGTGGAATTTATTGAAAATTTAAGAAAATAATATAAGCCACAGATTAAACGGATCTAACGGATTGACACAGATTTAAAAAAAAAATTGCGCCTTCGCGCCTTTGCGGTGAAAAAACATGAAGAAAGAATTTTACAGTAACGGAAAACTATTAATCACGGGAGAATATTTGGTTCTTGACGGAGCCAAAGCTTTTGCTTTACCTACCAAATTTGGACAAAACCTGATGGTAGAAAAAGGAAAAAACCAAGAAATAAAATGGACGAGTTACGATTCAGACGGAAGTATTTGGTTTGAAGATACTTTTTCATTTGCTGATATTATCAATAAAAACATATCTGAAGAAGAATCATCCAAAAGAAATACTTTAATCGAAATTCTGCACGAAAGCTATTTGTTAAATACCGATTTTATTACTAATTCCGAAGGTTATTTGGTTACAACAACGCTCACTTTTCCACGGAATTGGGGACTGGGAACTTCCTCTACTTTGATTAATAATATTGCACAATGGTTAGAAATAGATGCTTTTGTATTGCTAAACAATAGTTTTGGCGGTAGCGGTTATGATATTGCTTGCGCTCAAAACAACAGTCCTATCTTGTATCATTTAGAAAACGGAAAACCAATTGTCGAAAAAGTGACTTTCGAACCTGAATTCCATGAAAATTTGTATTTTGTTTATCTCGACAAAAAACAAAGTAGCAAAACTGCCATCGCTTCCTATTACAACAACAAAAACGAAAATCTACCCGATAATATCCTCACCATTAATTCGCTAACAAAGGAAGTTTTAAACGCAAAAACGCTTCGGGAATTTGCCACAGCATTAGAAGAACATGAAGCTGAAATGAGCAGCATACTGGAACTGCAAACTATCAAAGAATCTTTGTTTCCTGATTTTGATGGCATAATTAAAAGTCTTGGTGCTTGGGGAGGTGATTTTGTATTGGTAATCTCAAAAGAAAATCCAACTGATTATTTTAAGGAAAGAGGTTTTGAAACTATCGTTTCTTATCAGGATATGATTTTGTAAATCTTATCAATATTCATAAAACAAAAAAAATCCCGATTGCTCGGGATTTTTATATTTCAAGAAGTTTGAATTTAGTAATTAAATTGACTTCTATTGTCTTCGATTTTAGCATTTGCTTTTAATGCTGGGATAACTCTGTTTACATCTCCTGCAGATTGCGCTTTTACTTTAGCAACATAAGCAGAATGATTTTTTATTGCCGGTGCTTTTACTGTGCTTTTGTTCAATACTACATAAACTCCTGTACTACCTTCGATTGGCGCAGAAAGTTTTCCTGTTGCCAATGCAAAAGCATTTCCAACTACTTTAGGCTCTTGACCTACTCCACCTGCCAAAACAGGATTGTCTAATGTAACATTAACCGCTTGTTGTATTGGTGATGCAACAGCTTTCGAAATGGCTTCTAATGAACTTCCTGACATTTTAGCTTTGATTAGTTCCGCT from Flavobacterium eburneipallidum includes these protein-coding regions:
- a CDS encoding ABC transporter permease, producing the protein MLVYLRLLSESFRFATNALRNNKLRTLLSLLGVTIGIFSIIAVLAAVDSLNRKITKDLSTLDKNTIYLFNQSFGPSEIPKWKREQFPNVKYDEYLYMKGVMTNTDQLGYQIFTKTESIKYESKTVSDVNIVPVSQEFIDIQGLEFEDGRFYTESEANSAAPVVVIGKEIATSLFEDFNPIGKKVRLYGQRFTVIGVLKKQGAGMFGDSDDTSAYLPVNFIRQKFGDNNKGLVNVIVFKPVNGVDMEAYKAEISQKLRSFRGIKAGEIDNFFINVFSGFTDLVDGLISDMQFYGWWICGFSLLVGGFGIANIMFVSVKERTNLIGIQKSLGAKNRFILFQFLFEAIILSVIGGMIGLFLVWIIAFGLTKALDFEFVLGTGNILLGTGLAALIGLISGILPAISASKLDPVEAIRTGI
- the mrdA gene encoding penicillin-binding protein 2 produces the protein MRKLLLPSLIIVVAGLLVLRLFYLQIIDDTLKLKSDNNAIKIKYDYPERGYIYDRNGKLLVANQPSYDIMVIPREIKKLDTLEFCELLDITKEDFLEKIEKAKVYSPRLPSVFLPQLNKLEFAAFQEKIRKFEGFYFQKRSLRDYQVTFGANIFGFITQVNDKLIEKNPYYKSGDLIGKQGVEESYEEILRGIKGVKYFQKDKFNREIGSFKEGKYDTIAVQGEDINLTIDAELQKYGEELMVNKRGGIVAIEPKTGEILALVTAPSYDPAILVGRQRSKNYTLLYRDSIAKPLYDRGLLAEYPPGSPFKILTGLIGLQEQVINEQTTYMCHHGFAYAPGRFMKCHGFGPHQLHNGIYNSCNAYFANVYLRIIGKYNSAPYAVDQWGNHLKTFGLGQFMGYDLPTGRKGKVPTSKTYKKIYPDWRWSGKTIISNSIGQGEVLMTPIQLANMMAAVANEGYYYTPHIIKKIKGEQIDPKFKVKHVTSIDKKYFKPMISGLFDVYNLGTASALRVEGIDICGKTGTAENFAKIDGKRTKLEDHSIFVAFAPKDNPKIAIAIMVENGGFGATIAGPIASLMIEKYLKGKITRTDLEKRTLARSLQDRYAKLGGLSEAVKKEMRIRDSIAKSKIIVPKVTVDTTKSN
- the purH gene encoding bifunctional phosphoribosylaminoimidazolecarboxamide formyltransferase/IMP cyclohydrolase: MSTTKTIKSALVSVFSKEGLEPIIKKLHEQNVIFYSTGGTEEFIKNLGIPVVPVEDVTSYPSILGGRVKTLHPKVFGGILNRQDNESDVQQMQEYDIPQIDLVIVDLYPFEKTVASGASESDIIEKIDIGGISLIRAGAKNFKDTVIIPSMAEYGLFLDIITKQNGATTLEDRKLFATKAFHVSSHYDGAIFNYFNTDETILKTSIENGQVLRYGENPHQKGFFFGDFDAMFNKVHGKELSYNNLLDVDAAVNLINEFKNDGPTFAILKHNNACGLATRPTIAEAYNVALACDPTSAFGGVLIANSKIDVETATEINKLFCEVVIAPGYDDAAIAILQEKKNRIILIQNEVELPQKQVRTCLNGVLVQERNNITDTKEDLKTVTTTAPTTQEIEDLIFASKVCKNTKSNTIVFAKNGTLISSGTGQTSRVDALMQAVEKAKAFGFSLEGASMASDAFFPFPDCVQLAKEAGITAVIQPGGSVKDQLSIDYCNENNLAMVFTGTRHFKH
- a CDS encoding rod shape-determining protein MreD encodes the protein MNSILFVNIFRFLLLLAVQIIIFNNMNFWGYISPYPYLLFIILYPVNSNKFGLLIASFFLGLIMDMFSNSGGIHTTACIVLAYYRPYLFRFSFGLSYEYQTVKLNDVLTPERFSFILLSVVIHHLVLFVLEAFDITFVLDVLIRTLLSTIFTIILCIIIIYLIKPNKR
- the mreC gene encoding rod shape-determining protein MreC, encoding MQQIFNFIYKNSNRLLFLLLLGISLFLTIQSHSYHRSKVISSANFLSGGVYEQINDFSEYLNLRTQNDALAQENAKLRSLLFQVEDSASIPKIDSIKGVRAIDIVVSKVIHNNFNGHENYLTINSGDLDGVQTDMGVINSQGIVGIVDNTSANYATVISILNKKSQINAKLKKSNHFGSLSWNGKSTGFVQLTDIPRLAAIRKGDTIVTGGQSVIFPENINIGTVDNIFTDEETNYYTLNIRLFNDMTNLGHVYVIKRKDRDEIINLEKKEEKDE
- a CDS encoding rod shape-determining protein, with the protein product MGFFDFMTEDIAIDLGTANTLIIHNDKVVIDSPSIVARDRISGKIIAVGKEANMMQGKTHENIKTIRPLKDGVIADFDASEKMISMLIKSIPALKKRMFTPALRMVVCIPSGITEVEMRAVKESCERVNGKEVYLIHEPMAAAIGIGIDIMQPKGNMIVDIGGGTTEIAVIALGGIVCDKSVKIAGDVFTNDIVYYMRTQHNLFVGESTAEKIKIQVGAAIEDLETPPEEMSVQGRDLLTGKPKQVAVSYREIAKALDKSIQRIEDAVMETLSQTPPELAADIYNTGIYLAGGGSMLRGLDKRISQKTDLPVYIAEDPLRAVVRGTGMALKNIGKFKSVLIK
- a CDS encoding hydroxymethylglutaryl-CoA reductase, degradative, with amino-acid sequence MSNAVAGFSKLSKEEKINWIAKEYFSNPQEAISIIKNYWNADEKLQKLHDEFIENTISNFYIPLGVAPNFLINGKYNSIPMAIEESSVVAAASKSAKFWATRGGFKATVINTEKIGQVHFIFNGDASKLENFFTQIKDKFFNNTESITKNMQKRGGGILDIVLKDKTDLLPNYFQLHATFDTKDSMGANFINSCLEQFAKTLKEEAQEYNSFSEAEKGIEVVMSILSNYVPNCIVRAEVSCPIEDLEEKHIPNPKAFAERFVRAVQIAEVEPFRAVTHNKGIMNGIDAVVLATGNDFRAVEAGVHAYASRNGNYTSLSHAKIENGIFSFWLEVPLALGTVGGLTSLHPLVKLSLQMLENPSASALMQFVAVAGLAQNFAALRSLTTTGIQDGHMKMHLNNILNQFEANDEERTLIRKHFKNQVVSHSGVVEFIENLRK
- a CDS encoding GYDIA family GHMP kinase, with translation MKKEFYSNGKLLITGEYLVLDGAKAFALPTKFGQNLMVEKGKNQEIKWTSYDSDGSIWFEDTFSFADIINKNISEEESSKRNTLIEILHESYLLNTDFITNSEGYLVTTTLTFPRNWGLGTSSTLINNIAQWLEIDAFVLLNNSFGGSGYDIACAQNNSPILYHLENGKPIVEKVTFEPEFHENLYFVYLDKKQSSKTAIASYYNNKNENLPDNILTINSLTKEVLNAKTLREFATALEEHEAEMSSILELQTIKESLFPDFDGIIKSLGAWGGDFVLVISKENPTDYFKERGFETIVSYQDMIL